tctgttgttgatgttgttgttgatgatgatgatgatgggcctgatgttgactgtggctctgaatgaaagtaaaaacaacaattagttACTAAGTCTAAACTGACAGCATATATGAAGTATAAGTCACATAATTATTCAGATGACATAACTCCATAATGTCAGATGAAGAGTGAAACTGCTTACCAGGAGTTGCTGTGTTTGAACGCATCAGCGAAGCACACTCCAGTGTGATCTGCTTTTCAGCCTCCTGGGCTTTGGCAGGATTTCCAAAACCCACATTTTTGAACCTTGGGTCCAGCAGTGTAGCCAGAGCCAAGGCTCTGAATGACTCGTACCCACCACATCTTGAGTGCAGACCTTCTTGCAGGTGTGTGCCTGttcaaaacacaagcaaaccatattggttatattgataaaaaataatatgacagttgtggccaatacattacatacagtagTATGGTCATTGTGGCCTACCTAATTGTGCAGTTGATTCCTGTGCTGATTGGCCTTTTTTCTGCGATAGCTTGTGCTGCAACATCCTGTAAAGTGGTATGAGCTTTGAAGCAGACACTCTCTGTTCCTCTGACAACTCTGTCGTTGCGAGTTTGAAAGGCTGCAGTAGTGACAATGAATCTTGTATAATGTTATACTCAAAACTTGTCAGCGGAGCAGTATCACTGTTTAAATTTGATAGCGCTGCACCCACTGGCTCTCGTTGCTCATACAAGCGCTGCAACATGTCGTAAGTGCTGTTCcatcttgtgtccacctcctgcATCAGTTTCAGAGCTTGTCTGCCCATCAAGCCCTGCATCTCCACAAGCTTGTCCTTTGCTTTGCAGCTGGATCTAAATAACCCCACTATCTTTCTGGCTTTCTGTCGTATTTCATTGATGAGTGGGGTTTGATctagggccttttttacaattaaatttaaattgtgggCAAAACATGGGACATGCCGAAGGTTCAGTAGCTGGGCACTTAAGATCATGTTGGATGCATTATCAGTCACCATACACTGAACTTTGGTGGTTATTCCCCACTCGGCCATTAGCAAAGCTTTAGCCTCCATGAGATGctgggctgtgtgtgtttggtaaaacCTCCTTACACCCAGTACAACAGTTGCCAGCTTTGCCTCTGGTGTTATGTAGTGGCAAGTAACACCAAGGTATCCGTCCATATTAATGGAGGACCACATGTCAGCTGTAAGGCTAacaaaatctgccttttttagGTCCTCCATTGTCTTCTCCTTAGAAATGTTGTACCTTTCGGTTACCATCGTTTTAAGTGCCTTCCGGGATGGGAGGACATAGCTTGGATCAAGTTTGTTCACAAAAGCCATGAAACCCTCATCCACCACGATAGTGAAGGGCTGCAAATCCTTTACCACCATGTCTACAAGAGCCTCATCCAATTCCCTCTGTctgccttttaaaagaaaataaagataaaagattaaaagtactttcacaaaactaaatttaaaaaaaaataaaagctttttcaagtttggaaaagtttatgctcagtgtgcaaagacagatcaaatacaatataaaattacaacaattaggaaaaccaaaatgttatcttcaagcctataaaaatatctatgtaatacagtgactaagtttgtgagatgttacatttacatattcagagtgaagctgttttcaacatgattggGAGTTTTGGAAAAGATTGACGTTACGTTGTAAGGCTGGTGGACACAAGCCTAAGTCTATTTAAAACTATGGACTTTCTAAACAGTGTCACATGAAGTacatattatatcaaacaatgtATACCTTGTTTAGATGGCCCAGCAGTGTCAGTAGCAGGCCTAGGTACAGGGGGAATGTTACCATCCTCTGCACACTGCAAAATGGCAGGATGAGTGCTCCTCAAATGGCGCATCATGGATGATGTATTGTTGAAGTAGGCTAGCTGCCTATCACAATACATACATCTCACTTTATTTGGGGTTTCCAAATGGAAATGCTCCCACACCACAGATTTACGGCATCTCTTCTGTGGAGCCTCCATTTCTATCTATTctattaatgtctatatatatctatctatgaatctatatatttatgaaagatatatatatatatatatatatatatatatatatatatatgaatctctctctctctctctctctctctctctctctctctctctctctctatatatatatatatatatatatatatattaatatatgaatctatatataaatttatatatctatgaatctatctatctatatatatatatgaatctatctAAATTCTATATCTCTAACTACTGTGCTATCTGTCAATATCTAACTTAGCCTATATAAATGTGTCACTATATCTATCCTAActatctgtcactgtctttagtttatcagtaaatatatttaacttaaatgtaacctaaatataactaactaaatcgcaatataaatgtcaataaatcgtAAACGCTATCTCAAAATCTTTCTCCTctcacaaaaacccacgaggtgaaggtgcattaactcctcttttaaactttgtggcagttgagacagatgtgcgattgtgtggtttgttcccgcccctgtcaatcaaacgcagACTCGGCAAGCGTGCCACCTGTCGGTCGAGACACTTATGAAACGCGCAGAAGCTTCGTTTAGCCATAGTCACGTGACATGGGTGTTTTGAATAACAGTTCGGAGCAGTGTTTCGAAACATCTACGCTTCGGGATCTCGACACTGTGTCGAAACGTTAGTTCCGCGTCAGCCATCACTATCATCAGGTAGATGATGCAGAGACGAGATTAAAGACCAGAGCAAGGAGGTCGTCCAGGAGTTAAACAGGACAGATGTGAAAATTGGTCACTAACTTTTACACTCCGTTCCAAGAAGGGTCAGAGCAGTATACTTTAAGTTTCGGAGGACAAACTAAGTACttgaatattatacattttctgaatTCAGTCTCGGGGTGTACTCATTTCTGCAGtccttcatttaaacaaaattggcCAATTTACTTATCTTACAGAAAAATATTggcatatattttgttgtttttgttaagtATATGTTTAATAGGTTTTAAATTTACTTTCTTTCCATGAattatattaatgataattaagAAAATAGAATTACACAGAGGGGGTGTACTCATTTAGGCTGTGCACTgtatagattttcttttttcttgttctcatttctttgtatttacaaagtattttttgtatttgattaCGTTGAATTTCACCTCAGGTATTTGCCTACATAACGACACCACCCTAAATTCAGTCATCTTCCCAAGATTTGCTCTATTCGAAAAAGCAGATTTCGTACTAGCCTCATTAAAGCAGTTGTATTCTAAACAGGTGGCCCCCTGGCCCCTGGAATGTTTCGTGGTCTAATTCTGGAACATTCGTTTGTGATGGATAGGCACAAGAATTCTGATCAGGCCTGAGGTCTCGTCCCGTCACGATTCATTCTTTTCTTTATTAACCAGGTAATTGAGGAAGCTTTCTGGTCCGATTGGATAGAGACAAAAATGCTCTGGTAGGGATTTTGCATTCCTGTGAGTCTGGAATCTGGATAGGTATTCTGGTGAAGCAATGTTGTCAAGCCCTGCTTTTTTCCAGCCAGATTTTAATCAAAAAGACGGATAGAATGCGGTTCATGCTTTAGCAGACTTCTAATTTcatttgcatgttcatttttCCTTAGTCCTCATACCAAAACATCCAATCAGTTATGCTTTCATGTGACTCCTTTTGGGTCTGACTACTCTGTTAGTGGATACTCTTTATGGGCTTGCCATTAAAACAAACATTGTAGACTGAAACATTGTTCCCATTGTTTATAGAGTTTTCGGAAAGGCTTACAAAGATGAAAAAACTCGGGAAGTGAATGCATAAATACAAGCCATTCAGAGAGTGGCAGTTCACCAAACTTTCACTGGACATAGACTCTTGACCCTGGGCTGACTAGATACATTCAAACAATAACTAAACCATCCATTTTAGGAGTAAAGAACCATACGAGACTCATTTATGGAGGGAATAGCTGTTCAaatcctgtcctgtgtggtccaGCTCTTTACAGCACGGTTGGTTTAGTATTCCtgaacaaatgattcttatgaataaaaacaaaccacACAACTGGAGAAATGACTCTTATGAAGTGATTCTTTTCAGTGATTCATACAGAACTTGTATGGCAAAAGCAATTTTGCCACCACTGTTTGATTTCCAAACTTATgattcttttgattcagatctttttagtgaatcaaagcaTACAGCAAACCATGTTGTCACATTTCCAAGTAAGTGGCTCTCATATACTGGagcacaaccagtgtagtctTATTTTTGTCCAAATGATTCTTgtgatccaattttttttttttttttagcaaatcaaACCAAACATATATAGTTTGCTACCACGCTAGTTTATTTCCAAAACGAATgactctttttcttgttttcagtgAAATTAAAACGAAAAGCACGAGTGGTGTAGCCTGATTCTAGAAGGAATTACTtttatgagttatttttttttggagaacCAAAGACATATAATGCGACCAATGAAAACAAACCAGTTTTTTGTTGTAgcctaaaaaaatcaaaaataaagtgtGGCCAGTGTATTCTGATTCCTGAATAAATGAATTTACAGTTTAGCTGaatctttttatttaatgaatcgaatgactcttatgagctggttacttttagtgaatcaaaacaaaGTACTGTGTGGCCTGTGTGCTTTGATTCCCATTAAATGACTCTTAAGAATCAGTTCTTTTTAGAAAATCAAAAACATAGAGCCCTTAAATTTGAAGCAATCGGTTTAGAGATGTTTACAATATGTTGTAGAGTTTACATCTTTGCAAGTAATTATCTGAAAGACTCATCAGTCATTGATTAGTCAAGGTTAGCTGAAGATTTAGTTTGGAGCAGAAATGCAATGCTGTACATTTCTTGCGAGTCTTCCAACAATAATAAATTAGAAAGCCATTTGGCAAGAAAGAAAATTACCCGGGGCTGTTCAGCTGAATGTATTTTTTCCTCTAATGGCTGTGACATTTTGCCGTCTCATCCCAAATGTCAGGATTCAGCAGACCTCTTTGGTGTTTTCATCAAGAGTCTTCTCTTGGCCGAGAACGCAGCGAGGACCTTTGCCTAGAAGATCAGGCATGGATTGGCCgccattaaattaaaacatgcttaaacacaaaaaaagaaagactgaGAAAGCTCAGGGGGGGAAAAAGAATAGATCGAAACATTACCACATTAATACCAAAGACTATTTgcatatatacaatttttataagATGCAATTATATTTAAAGATATATTATAATGATGTCTGTATGAATGCTCCATTTTCTTTAATCGTTAAGTGCTTCTGGGGCACTTTTCTtggctttttttcccctcaaactAAAGTGCCTGTCATTTAGGTTTAGATTTACAGAAGCATTCTGAAGTTGCAGTAAAGAATATTAATGCGTTCCTTAAACAAAAGAACCTCAGCGCTGCTGGGGAATTAATCAGAAGTCGCCTCACAGCTTTATCATGATTTTGAAGCGATACTCCCCTGTTCTGGAAGTTTCCTCCTCACTCATTTCACTTATACATGTACAGTGTCTCATAAAGCAATGAAAAGGAAGTCATTGACTTTGTTTACCCAACAGGGAGGATGTTCTCATGACGTTCTCAAGTTCTCCCATGGATCTAGTTGTGCTTTTCTTTCCTCTCTTCCCTTCTTCGGCAACAAGAATGAAGGAGAGCGGGGATTACCGCTCCATTCTACCGGACCCCAGGGGTCCCTTTTCACTCCAAAAATGGCTGTGTCTGCGTGTGTGGCAGGAAACCGGGTCGGTAGGGTCCTTTGAAGGGTTCAGTCACTCATCCGTGGAGGCCACAGAGAGAAGACTACAAATtcccttgcttttttttttctacatatcGTGTCCATACTTATTTCATGACTGGATGTATTGTTGTCCTCCTGCCACATctggacattta
This DNA window, taken from Carassius auratus strain Wakin chromosome 47, ASM336829v1, whole genome shotgun sequence, encodes the following:
- the LOC113064800 gene encoding zinc finger BED domain-containing protein 4-like; the protein is MEAPQKRCRKSVVWEHFHLETPNKVRCMYCDRQLAYFNNTSSMMRHLRSTHPAILQCAEDGNIPPVPRPATDTAGPSKQGRQRELDEALVDMVVKDLQPFTIVVDEGFMAFVNKLDPSYVLPSRKALKTMVTERYNISKEKTMEDLKKADFVSLTADMWSSINMDGYLGVTCHYITPEAKLATVVLGVRRFYQTHTAQHLMEAKALLMAEWGITTKVQCMVTDNASNMILSAQLLNLRHVPCFAHNLNLIVKKALDQTPLINEIRQKARKIVGLFRSSCKAKDKLVEMQGLMGRQALKLMQEVDTRWNSTYDMLQRLYEQREPVGAALSNLNSDTAPLTSFEYNIIQDSLSLLQPFKLATTELSEEQRVSASKLIPLYRMLQHKLSQKKGQSAQESTAQLGTHLQEGLHSRCGGYESFRALALATLLDPRFKNVGFGNPAKAQEAEKQITLECASLMRSNTATPGKQFHSSSDIMELCHLNNYVTYTSYMLSV